From a region of the Agromyces ramosus genome:
- a CDS encoding (R)-mandelonitrile lyase: MRILARTPTVKNPPEWFTGDVWLDQVIAPQDAGQRLSAGLVRFAPGARTAWHSHPLGQTLRIMEGTALVQARGEEVIEVHAGQTVYTPPGEEHWHGAAPDSFMTHLALWETPESEDSAQWGAHVTDTEYGSR; encoded by the coding sequence ATGCGCATCCTCGCCCGGACACCGACAGTCAAGAACCCGCCAGAGTGGTTCACCGGCGACGTCTGGCTCGACCAGGTCATCGCCCCGCAAGACGCCGGCCAACGACTGAGCGCTGGCCTCGTCCGCTTCGCCCCAGGCGCCCGCACCGCCTGGCACTCGCACCCGCTCGGGCAGACCCTCCGCATCATGGAGGGCACCGCGCTCGTGCAAGCGAGAGGTGAAGAGGTCATCGAGGTCCATGCCGGCCAGACCGTGTACACCCCTCCTGGCGAAGAGCACTGGCATGGCGCCGCCCCCGACAGTTTCATGACGCATCTCGCGCTCTGGGAAACGCCCGAGAGCGAGGACAGCGCGCAGTGGGGCGCCCACGTCACCGACACCGAGTACGGATCCCGCTGA
- a CDS encoding zinc-binding dehydrogenase: MRATLMYDAGDVRVEEVPDPVLKEPTDAIIRVTYACVCGSDLHPYHDLQATPEGRRMGHEAIGVVEQVGSDVARLSVGDTVIVPFAWSDNTCTFCRDGITTSCVHGGFFDGAPSATQAEKLLVPQADGTAVVIPEGTDEALMPSLLTLSDVYLTGHHAAHQGRVEAGKTVAVIGDGAVGLSAVLASKQLGAETIILMGRHEARTDLGREFGATHIITERGEEGIDKVLEITGGEGVHVVLEAVGHMLAYEQAYGIVRPGGVISRVGVPQYQDAPVGFASLFGKNATLTGGPATIRAYLEAALPQVLDGVIAPGKVFDRELPLAEIAEAYRLMDSREALKVLIRP; encoded by the coding sequence ATGCGAGCAACTCTGATGTACGACGCCGGCGATGTCCGCGTCGAGGAAGTACCCGACCCTGTTCTGAAGGAGCCCACCGACGCCATCATCCGCGTGACGTACGCGTGCGTGTGCGGCTCGGACCTCCATCCGTATCATGACCTCCAGGCGACTCCCGAGGGGCGCCGCATGGGCCACGAGGCCATCGGCGTCGTCGAGCAGGTCGGCTCGGACGTCGCACGCCTCTCGGTCGGCGACACGGTCATCGTCCCGTTCGCCTGGTCTGACAACACGTGCACCTTCTGCCGCGACGGGATCACGACATCCTGCGTCCACGGCGGGTTCTTCGACGGGGCACCCTCAGCCACGCAGGCCGAGAAGCTGCTCGTACCCCAGGCGGACGGCACCGCTGTCGTCATCCCCGAGGGCACCGACGAAGCACTGATGCCCTCGCTGCTGACGCTCTCCGACGTCTACCTCACGGGCCACCACGCTGCGCATCAGGGTCGGGTCGAGGCGGGTAAGACCGTCGCCGTGATCGGCGATGGCGCGGTCGGGCTGTCGGCCGTCCTCGCGTCCAAGCAGCTCGGCGCTGAAACGATCATCCTCATGGGTCGCCACGAGGCCCGCACCGATCTCGGTCGCGAGTTCGGCGCCACCCACATCATCACCGAGCGCGGCGAGGAGGGCATCGACAAAGTCCTCGAGATCACCGGTGGTGAAGGCGTGCACGTGGTACTCGAAGCGGTCGGCCACATGCTCGCCTACGAGCAGGCGTACGGCATCGTCCGCCCCGGCGGCGTCATCTCCCGCGTCGGCGTTCCGCAGTACCAGGACGCCCCGGTCGGATTCGCATCGCTATTCGGCAAGAACGCCACCCTCACCGGCGGACCAGCCACCATCCGCGCCTACCTCGAGGCCGCATTGCCACAGGTGCTCGACGGTGTCATCGCCCCCGGCAAGGTGTTCGATCGCGAACTCCCGCTCGCCGAGATCGCTGAGGCATACCGCCTCATGGACTCTCGCGAAGCGCTCAAGGTACTCATCCGCCCCTAG
- a CDS encoding MFS transporter, protein MFGEPTFTRYFSAVAIGAFGTALTAVALPVLVIDVLGADAFEVGMVNAAQFLPYAVLGLLAGVYVDRWRRQRVLVWASLGRAISLALVPVLWAAGILHLWVLVVLLLLFGAFSVFGFAATQSLLPQIVERRALRAANARLDQAEASAQTAGPALGGLLVGLIGAPLAIAVDAVTYVVDAALIAGMRVQEPAQRKTVQRSIRREVAEGLRWTYRHRVLGPLALSTHVWFLANAAALTVLAVFALRTLSFAPFVYGLLFAVGGVATLIGATVAPRMGARFGSGATITAGRAIYPVAWIMVAFAPAESAPQVDAVAVALVFSAIALHGFAGGLENANEMSLRQAVTPDALMGRTNATMRSANRTLAAIGALAGGTAATILGERLALFIIVGVFASAFIVAMASPLPTARDDEDLDETTP, encoded by the coding sequence ATGTTCGGCGAGCCCACGTTCACCCGATATTTCTCGGCGGTCGCGATAGGTGCGTTCGGCACGGCGTTGACAGCTGTGGCGCTGCCCGTACTCGTCATCGATGTCCTCGGGGCGGATGCGTTCGAGGTCGGAATGGTCAACGCGGCGCAGTTCCTCCCCTATGCCGTGCTCGGGCTTCTTGCCGGCGTGTATGTAGACCGCTGGCGGCGCCAGCGCGTGCTCGTATGGGCCAGCCTTGGGCGGGCGATAAGCCTCGCGCTTGTACCGGTGCTCTGGGCCGCTGGGATTCTGCACCTTTGGGTGCTCGTGGTATTGCTCCTCCTGTTTGGTGCTTTCTCGGTATTCGGATTCGCCGCGACGCAGTCGCTCCTGCCGCAGATCGTTGAGCGGCGTGCGTTGCGCGCCGCGAACGCACGACTCGATCAGGCGGAGGCGAGCGCGCAGACTGCCGGTCCGGCGCTCGGCGGCCTGTTGGTCGGTTTGATCGGCGCGCCACTCGCCATCGCCGTGGATGCTGTCACGTACGTCGTCGATGCTGCGCTGATTGCTGGAATGCGCGTCCAGGAGCCCGCGCAGCGGAAGACGGTGCAGCGTTCGATTCGACGCGAGGTGGCCGAAGGACTGCGATGGACGTATCGCCATCGCGTTCTGGGGCCGCTCGCCTTGTCCACTCATGTGTGGTTTCTCGCGAATGCCGCTGCGCTCACGGTGCTGGCGGTCTTCGCACTGCGCACTCTGAGTTTCGCGCCGTTCGTTTACGGACTGTTGTTCGCGGTGGGAGGCGTCGCGACGCTGATCGGTGCAACTGTCGCCCCACGTATGGGCGCACGCTTTGGTTCGGGGGCGACGATCACCGCTGGACGGGCCATCTATCCCGTCGCTTGGATCATGGTCGCATTCGCCCCCGCCGAGAGCGCACCACAGGTGGATGCCGTTGCCGTTGCTCTCGTGTTCTCTGCAATCGCGCTCCACGGTTTCGCAGGTGGGCTGGAGAACGCGAATGAGATGAGCCTTCGCCAGGCTGTGACACCCGACGCTCTGATGGGTCGGACGAATGCCACGATGCGATCCGCGAACCGCACGCTGGCCGCCATCGGTGCGCTGGCAGGCGGCACCGCCGCGACGATTCTCGGCGAGCGGCTCGCGCTCTTCATCATCGTTGGCGTGTTCGCGTCGGCATTCATCGTCGCGATGGCCTCACCTTTGCCAACGGCACGTGACGACGAAGACCTAGATGAAACAACTCCGTGA
- a CDS encoding sensor domain-containing diguanylate cyclase codes for MHPTTAPGDGRRTLPLLPACGLINVDRAGVIVNVNTAILEWTGSESVELIGRPLETFLTLRMPLARADGLRPTDATLHGTSGIVRPVVVGAIDGIRADNGMQIAVYDVSERTAFALGFHGAEAKTERARRRLQILLNAAVGFGAVRTETEAAELLVDVAERAFAATAVSVHLREPDGVVQVAGVNPLAPHWPAGFAPAGAFTLARGQVLVVRSPDDADRHAPGAGMSTAYRASGIEAAIASPIRSKGESLGSMVCYFDHPREFDEEAVPLAEALSNQAAQAIARVRLEESLRRAAMHDEVTGLPRRRLFEEDATQALLSDFPVVAVIFADLDGFKAVNDLLGHPAGDDLLREVGTRLRGVIRERDILGRFGGDEFVIVAAVDHPIDAESLAERIRASVAEPYDGLAELSITASIGVVTVEYPESPVIIDQLIRAADHAMYDAKLSGGDRVATREFRPTGRSALPKPREAAADASPSLAP; via the coding sequence ATGCATCCAACCACGGCGCCGGGAGACGGCCGTCGCACGCTTCCATTGCTCCCCGCGTGCGGGCTGATCAACGTCGATCGCGCCGGCGTGATCGTGAATGTCAACACGGCGATCCTCGAATGGACGGGAAGCGAATCCGTCGAGCTCATCGGGCGCCCGCTCGAGACCTTCCTCACCCTGCGCATGCCGCTCGCTCGTGCTGACGGACTCCGTCCGACCGACGCCACCCTGCACGGCACATCGGGCATCGTCCGACCGGTCGTCGTCGGCGCCATCGATGGCATTAGGGCCGACAACGGCATGCAGATCGCGGTGTACGACGTCTCGGAGAGGACCGCCTTCGCGCTCGGCTTCCATGGCGCCGAAGCCAAGACCGAACGCGCACGTCGACGGCTGCAGATCCTGCTGAACGCCGCTGTGGGGTTCGGCGCGGTTCGAACAGAGACCGAGGCCGCGGAACTGCTCGTCGATGTCGCCGAGCGCGCGTTCGCCGCGACGGCCGTCAGCGTGCATCTCCGGGAGCCGGACGGGGTCGTGCAGGTCGCCGGCGTGAACCCGCTGGCGCCGCACTGGCCGGCAGGGTTCGCGCCTGCCGGCGCATTCACACTGGCACGCGGTCAGGTGCTCGTCGTGCGATCTCCCGACGATGCTGACCGTCATGCCCCGGGAGCTGGAATGAGTACCGCCTATCGCGCTTCAGGCATCGAGGCTGCGATCGCTTCGCCGATTCGATCGAAGGGCGAATCGCTCGGATCGATGGTCTGCTATTTCGACCACCCACGGGAGTTCGACGAAGAAGCGGTGCCACTGGCCGAGGCCCTCTCGAACCAAGCCGCCCAGGCGATCGCTCGAGTGCGCCTCGAGGAATCACTGCGGCGAGCCGCGATGCACGACGAAGTCACCGGCCTGCCTCGCCGGCGACTGTTCGAGGAGGACGCCACGCAGGCGCTGCTGTCGGACTTCCCGGTGGTCGCGGTCATCTTCGCCGATCTCGACGGTTTCAAGGCGGTGAATGACCTGCTCGGACATCCGGCCGGCGATGACCTGCTGAGGGAGGTGGGCACCAGGTTGCGCGGGGTGATTCGCGAGCGCGACATCCTCGGGCGCTTCGGCGGCGACGAGTTCGTCATCGTGGCAGCGGTCGACCATCCGATCGACGCCGAGAGCCTCGCCGAGCGCATCCGCGCATCCGTGGCCGAACCTTACGACGGGCTCGCCGAGCTCTCGATCACTGCGAGCATCGGGGTCGTCACGGTCGAATACCCCGAAAGCCCCGTCATCATCGACCAGCTCATCCGAGCAGCCGATCACGCGATGTACGACGCGAAGCTCTCCGGCGGCGACCGTGTCGCAACCAGAGAATTTCGACCCACCGGCAGGTCCGCCCTGCCGAAGCCGCGTGAAGCGGCAGCCGATGCATCACCTTCCCTTGCCCCGTGA
- a CDS encoding RNA-binding S4 domain-containing protein, whose protein sequence is MTNPAPIDDVPIGGEVIRLGQFLKFAGLLDSGGSVKEAIIDGHVAVNGEVDRRRGRQLQVGDIVSFDGRRVRVSE, encoded by the coding sequence ATGACGAACCCGGCCCCGATCGACGACGTCCCGATCGGCGGTGAGGTCATTCGCCTCGGGCAGTTTCTGAAGTTCGCTGGGCTCCTCGACTCCGGTGGAAGCGTGAAAGAGGCCATCATCGACGGCCATGTGGCCGTGAACGGCGAGGTTGATCGCCGACGCGGACGGCAGCTGCAGGTGGGCGACATCGTCAGCTTCGATGGACGCAGGGTCCGCGTCAGCGAGTGA
- a CDS encoding ThiF family adenylyltransferase yields MHSPSTVGATGTGPAPLVEPGAPLAPERIARFSRQLMLPGFGELAQRRLAAARVLVVGAGGLGSALVPYLAGAGVGTIGIVDDDTVELSNLHRQVSHGVGDLGRLKVDSLAETVTAIDPDCRVVRHPVRLTAANIGGILAGYDVLVDGSDNFPTRYLTNDAAVLAGVPLVWGAILRFHGQAGLSWHEHGPTYRDLFPVPPAPDEVLSCELGGVLPSVCATIGSLMATEVVKLVTGVGELLLGRVVTIDALSGRSREIAYEAIADAPEITTLIDYEGFCGLEAPGEAGTVGDAALAASAPVRVSSAELLRRIRSGEPLRLVDVREPREAELRSIRGSELFPLGEVTAGGGPELGDAPIVVYCERDLRSRRAARLLLERGHSDVVYLAGGIEEFAAVAADLVRR; encoded by the coding sequence ATGCATTCGCCGTCGACCGTTGGCGCGACCGGCACCGGGCCGGCACCGCTCGTCGAGCCCGGCGCCCCGCTCGCCCCCGAGCGCATCGCGCGCTTCAGCCGGCAGCTGATGCTGCCCGGCTTCGGTGAGCTCGCACAGCGTCGACTCGCGGCGGCGCGGGTGCTGGTGGTGGGCGCGGGCGGGCTCGGCAGTGCGCTCGTGCCGTACCTCGCGGGCGCGGGCGTCGGCACGATCGGCATCGTCGACGACGACACCGTCGAGCTGTCGAACCTGCACCGCCAGGTGAGTCACGGCGTGGGCGACCTCGGACGGCTGAAGGTCGACTCGCTCGCCGAGACCGTCACGGCGATCGATCCCGATTGCCGTGTGGTGCGTCACCCGGTTCGGCTCACCGCCGCGAACATCGGGGGCATCCTCGCGGGCTACGACGTCCTCGTCGACGGCAGCGACAACTTCCCCACGCGCTACCTCACGAACGACGCGGCGGTGCTCGCGGGCGTCCCGCTCGTCTGGGGCGCGATCCTTCGCTTCCACGGGCAGGCCGGGCTCTCCTGGCACGAGCATGGCCCGACGTACCGCGACCTCTTCCCGGTGCCGCCGGCGCCCGACGAGGTGCTCTCGTGCGAACTCGGCGGCGTGCTGCCGAGCGTGTGCGCGACGATCGGCTCGCTCATGGCGACCGAGGTCGTGAAGCTCGTCACGGGCGTCGGCGAGCTGCTGCTGGGGCGGGTCGTCACGATCGACGCCCTCTCGGGTCGCTCACGCGAGATCGCGTACGAGGCGATCGCGGATGCCCCTGAGATCACGACCCTCATCGACTACGAAGGGTTCTGCGGGCTCGAGGCCCCCGGCGAGGCCGGCACGGTGGGCGACGCGGCGCTCGCGGCATCCGCCCCCGTTCGCGTGTCCTCCGCCGAGCTGCTACGGCGCATCCGCAGCGGCGAGCCGTTGCGGCTCGTCGACGTGCGCGAACCCCGGGAGGCGGAGCTCCGGAGCATCCGGGGCAGCGAGCTCTTCCCCCTCGGAGAAGTCACGGCCGGCGGTGGGCCCGAGCTGGGCGACGCGCCGATCGTCGTGTATTGCGAGCGTGATCTGCGCTCCCGGCGAGCAGCCCGATTGCTGCTCGAGCGCGGCCACTCCGACGTCGTGTACCTGGCGGGCGGCATCGAGGAGTTCGCCGCGGTCGCCGCCGACCTCGTGCGCCGCTGA
- a CDS encoding molybdenum cofactor biosynthesis protein MoaE, whose protein sequence is MTQPLAVISTGPIDEAAVRAAVEGASSGAVVTFCGVVRDHDGGREVRALDYKGHPEAERFLAECVRRIADETGLAVAAAHRVGELRIGDVALFAAASAAHRAEAFDACERLVELIKQEVPIWKRQHFSDGVSEWVGL, encoded by the coding sequence ATGACCCAACCGCTGGCCGTCATCTCCACCGGCCCGATCGACGAGGCCGCCGTGCGCGCCGCGGTCGAGGGCGCCTCGAGCGGTGCCGTCGTGACGTTCTGCGGGGTCGTGCGCGACCACGACGGCGGCCGCGAGGTGCGGGCGCTCGACTACAAGGGGCATCCCGAGGCCGAGCGATTCCTCGCCGAGTGCGTGCGCCGCATCGCCGACGAGACCGGGCTCGCCGTGGCGGCCGCGCACCGGGTCGGCGAACTGCGGATCGGCGACGTCGCGCTGTTCGCCGCGGCATCCGCTGCCCACCGGGCCGAGGCCTTCGATGCCTGCGAACGCCTCGTCGAGCTCATCAAGCAGGAGGTGCCGATCTGGAAACGGCAGCACTTCAGCGACGGCGTCTCGGAGTGGGTCGGGCTCTGA